The genomic interval GCCCTTCAACTAACGCTTGATTAAACTGTTACATTTGTTGATGCGTTAGTGGATTTTGGGAGCAGTACAGAAATCTCATGTGTCACAAAGATTTCGTAGTACTGACCCCGCAAGGCTGACTAGACTTCTTGAAAGCTTGAGTATTGAGAAGTCAGACAGCTACTGCGATAAACAGTTATCACTATTAAAGTATGGTTATGGAATTTGTTTACGCATTCATCCCTCAGGAGTCTCAGCCTTCTGGGCAATCTTTCATCAAATAAAGTAACTTAGGACAAGTTTCTGAACTAAAAAAACAATAGCACCCATTTTTGTGTCCAATGCATCTTCATTTTGTTTTATTATCCTCATTGATGGATAATAAAACCATAAGAAGATAGAGGCTGAGAAAATTTGACGTCTCAGTCTCTGTTTTTATTTACGCATGTTATTTTTAGTATGATTAAGTGAAAAATGCTAAAAGTAGGAGCGTCGAACATTTGTTCCGTGGCTGAAAAACACGACAGAAAGGTCACCATTGCTTTAAAAGGGAAGTATTGTCTCCTTTTATCTTTTCGATTTATCCATGGGTTTGTCAAAGATTTATAAATGAGATAGAAAGGCAACACATCACTATTCTAATTTAATCAAACAGATAAAAAAAGAGCTAGTGGATCCACATTTCCACTGGATCCACTAGCTCTTTTCACTATTTTTTAGACTTAATTTTACCCGTCCATTTTTTGTAGCCGCCTTTTAACATATACAAGTTCGTATAACCTTTTTTCTTAAGTGTACGTGCAGCTCGATAACTCGCGATACCATTTGCATCAACTAGATAGATGGGTTGATCTTTTCTTAATCCTTGGTGTCGTTGACGAAACATTGTCATAGGGATATTTCGTGCACCAATAATATGACCATAATCATAGTCTGCCTTTTCTCTAAGATCGATCACTTGTGCTTTTCTAATACCTTCTTGAAATTCTTCTTGGTTTAATTCTGTTACTGATCTTTTATTAATGATAAAGTTCGTTACCATCCAAATGATGACCAATGCTAACACAATTAAAACGATTAATGTCATGTTACTCATCTTGCATCCTCCCTAAAATACCGATATTATTATTATAAGACTGATAGACTAATTTATCAAAATTTTTATGTGTGACATATGTTGGCAATTTTATATTTTTTGAAACATAACATATGCCCGATGAGATTTCATAGGGAGGCTTTAAAGCAAATGACAGAAACTTGGCATTTTATTAATACAGGAAGCCATGATCCATACTACAATATGGCATTAGATGAGGCTTTATTAAATTTTGTATCAAGAGGAGAGATTGATCCGGTCGTTCGATTTTATACTTGGAACCCACCGACGTTATCGATTGGCTATTTCCAACGACTCTCCAAAGAAATTGATATCGAAAAGGTTAAAGAAAAGGGCTACGGTTTAGTGAGACGCCAAACAGGGGGCCGTGGTGTTTTACATGATAAAGAATTAACTTATAGTGTGATTGTACCAGAAGTGCATCCAGATATGCCTCAAACAGTCACTGAAGCGTATCGTGTAATTTCAGGAGGTTTACTAGAAGGCTTTAAATCATTAGGCTTTGATGCACATTTCGCGGTACCACGATCCAAAGAAGAGCGAGAGAAACTGAAACAACCGAGAAGTTCGGTTTGTTTTGATGCACCGAGTTGGTATGAGCTTGTTGTAGAAGGTAAGAAAATTGCAGGAAGTGCTCAAACGAGACAAAAGGGCGTTATCTTACAACATGGTTCAATTCTTCAAGATGTGGATATTGATGACTTGTTCGACATGTTTATTTTCAAAAATGATAGATTGAAAGCAAAAATGAAAGAAGCCTTTGTCGAAAAAGCAGTGGCCATTAACGATTTATCGGATGAAACAGTAACGTTAGAACAAATGGAAGTTGCGTTTAAAGAAGGTTTCAAAAAAGCACTCGATATTGAATTTAAACCGTTAGAATTAACAACAGCCCAACTTGAAGAAGTGAAAGCGTTAGAAGAAAAATATTGTTCAGAAGCATTTTTATATCGAAAATAACCATCAAACTTACTGACTGGTAAAATGAAAGGCTGGGAAACGCACTCATTTGCACCCAGCCTTTAAATATTGACTTGAACTTTTTCTATTTAAGCGATGAAAGCATGTTCTCAAACACCCTCTTATCGACGTCCTTTGAATTTGTTTTTCCAAACACGCTTTTTATAATCCCGTTGATCTGGCGTCAAAAAGAAAAAGAAATAGACTAAATAGATGATGCCGACAATAATGGCTACTGTAATGATTGATCTAAAAATACTAAAAAGTACTACATCTAAATTAAAAATTAATCCGATCAATGCGACGATGAGTATCGCACCGAATATAATTTTTTGGAAAGTTGTCATTTCAATTACTCCTCTTTATCTTGTTCTGCATTTGTAGTTTTGACATTGATGTTCGATAAGCTCTGACGTCCTTTTTGAATTTCTGTTTTATCTTTCGCTTTATAACCTTTTTGAATCTTTGTTAACGCACTGTTGATTTCTTTTTGTAGTTTTTTAATTTCTTTGTCCTGTGCTTTGATTGATTTATCTTTTTTAACAATCGTTTCATCATCAGTGGCATCATGGTAACTTTCCATCGCACTTTCATGATCCTCAATAATTTGATCTAATTGATCCAACACTTTATCATCTTTTTTGTTTTCTAATACTTTCGAATCAATTTGTTGGTAAGCATTAATCGCATCCGTTACAGAGGCATAATATTGTGATGAAAATTCAAGATAATCTGCTTTTTTCTGATTAGACTTCGCTTGTTTTGTATTCTCGGAGTCTTTTTTCAAAGCGTCCACTTGTTTTTGTTTTTTCGCGTTTTCATTTTCAAGTTGCTGATTTTCTAATTTGATTTCATGGTTTTTGTCACTTAAGTCCGTACTTTTCTCTTCTAAAGGTAACAGGTTTTGACTTCCACAGGCTGACAATAAAAATGCAACACCCATACTCGCGCAAATTCTCTTTTTCATATTAAACTCCTAAACACTCAATTGTTTTTCACTACATATGACTACATTTTAAGGTATCATGTAATTAAGTACAAATATAAGGAGGAATTTTTGTATGAAAATTAGACTTCAAAAGATAAGAACCTTATTACAAGACAAACATCTCGATGGTTTAGCTGTGTTATCTGACTTTAATCGCCGCTATTTATCAGGGTTTACAGGTACGAGTGGCGCACTGATCATTACACAAGACAAAGCACTACTCATTACAGACTTCCGATATACTGATCAAGCACAACAACAAGCCACAGAGTTTGAGATCATTTTACAAAAAGATGATTTGTTCTCCACTTTAACAGAACAATTTAAAACATTAAATTTACAAAATATTGGTTTTGAAGGCCATCTCGTCGCTTATGATTCATTTTTAAAATTAAACCAAGGACGTCACGATCTCATTTCTATTGGTCAAGCCATTGAAACGATTCGTCAAACGAAAGATGAAGATGAAATTAAAGCGATTCAAAAAGCTGCACAAATTGTGGATGAGGCATATGAATATATTCTCACTGTCGTTAAGCCTGGTATGACCGAAAAAGAAGTCAAAGCGCATTTAGAAAGTAAAATGTTGCATTTAGGTGCAGACGACACTTCATTTGATACTATCGTTGCTTCAGGTGTACGAGGTGCGATGCCACATGGTGTAGCTTCTGATAAAGTCATTCAGTCAGGAGAAATGGTAACGTTAGATTTTGGTGCGTACTATAACGGCTATTGTTCAGATATCACACGTACTTTTGCTGTCGGTCAACCTTCTGAAGAAATGGTTGAAATCTACAATATCGTGTTAAAGAGTCAAGAAGCCGCCATTGCTGCGATTCGTCCAGGAATGACAGGCAAAGAAATGGACAGTATTGCACGTGATATCATTACAGAAGCTGGATACGGAAAACACTTCGGTCATTCGTTAGGTCACGGTATCGGCTTAGACATTCATGAACTTCCTGGTCTCTCTCAAAAATCAGATGTCGTCTTAGAAAAAAATCATTGTGTGACGATTGAACCGGGTATTTATGTAGAAGGACTAGGCGGCGTTCGGATAGAAGATGACATTTTAATTACAGAAAATGGCGGCGAATGCTTTACTAATTGCACAAAAGACCTTATTATTTTAGAAGAAGAGTGATTCTGAGGAGGAAACTGAATGATTTCTGTAAATGATTTTAAAACAGGCTTAACGATTTCTGTCGATAACGGAATCTGGAAAGTAATTGAATTCCAACATGTTAAACCTGGTAAAGGATCTGCATTTGTTAGATCAAAATTACGTAATTTAAGAACAGGTGCAATTCAAGAAAAAACTTTCCGTGCAGGCGAAAAAGTTGAACCAGCGATGATTGAAAACCGCCGTATGCAATACTTGTATGCTGATGGTGATAATCACGTATTCATGGACAACGAAACTTTCGAACAAACAGAACTAAGCACAGATTACTTAGAATACGAATTGAAGTTTTTAAAAGCAAACATGGATGTACATATCCAAACGTACCAAGGTGAAACAATCGGTGTGGAATTGCCAAAAACTGTTGAACTTGAAGTTACTGAAACTGAACCTGGTATTAAAGGGGATACAGCGACAGGTGCAACAAAATCAGCAACGGTTGAAACAGGTTACACATTGAATGTGCCATTGTTTGTTAATGAAGGCGATGTGTTAGTGATTAACACAACAGATGGTAGCTACGTTTCACGTGGTTAATTTAATCCATATCAGGTGAACGAGATGATCCTGATGATGTAAGTAATGGAATAAAATTGTTGGACTAATGAGGCTTATTTTTGTCTTGTTAGTCCATATTTTATTTTAAGATATATTATAGAGGCGTTAGACGTTTGCTTATTCATCACAATAGGCATCGTTTAATGTTTCAAAGACAATACGATAAACAAAAGTGAATCGATTGCATCATTATAATATCAGCGGAAACTCACTACAACGCTTTAGATATTATGTATTTTCTTGAATTGCCTTATACACTCAAGTAAAATAGTAGGGTAGAAATAATCAATCATAAGGGAGTAACCAAAATGAATTTTAAAGAGATTAAAGAATTAATTGATATTCTAGACAATTCTAACCTCACTGAAATCAGTATTGAAGATAAAGGTACGACAATCAACTTAAAAAAAGAAAAAGAAATTGTAACACAACAAATGGTTGCACCAACTGTAGCGGCTGAACCGGTCCAAGCAAGCGCTACATCAGTAGACACACCGTCAACAGAGGCTGATGCGTCACTTAAAACGATTACAGCGCCTATGGTAGGAACATTCTATAAATCACCGTCTCCTGAAGAGAGCGCTTATGTTCAAGTAGGAGATCAAGTCACACCTGATACAACAGTTTGTATTTTAGAAGCCATGAAATTATTTAATGAAATTCAAGCTGAAGTGACTGGTGAAATTGTTGAAATTTTAGTTGAAG from Staphylococcus sp. MI 10-1553 carries:
- the efp gene encoding elongation factor P translates to MISVNDFKTGLTISVDNGIWKVIEFQHVKPGKGSAFVRSKLRNLRTGAIQEKTFRAGEKVEPAMIENRRMQYLYADGDNHVFMDNETFEQTELSTDYLEYELKFLKANMDVHIQTYQGETIGVELPKTVELEVTETEPGIKGDTATGATKSATVETGYTLNVPLFVNEGDVLVINTTDGSYVSRG
- a CDS encoding M24 family metallopeptidase; this encodes MKIRLQKIRTLLQDKHLDGLAVLSDFNRRYLSGFTGTSGALIITQDKALLITDFRYTDQAQQQATEFEIILQKDDLFSTLTEQFKTLNLQNIGFEGHLVAYDSFLKLNQGRHDLISIGQAIETIRQTKDEDEIKAIQKAAQIVDEAYEYILTVVKPGMTEKEVKAHLESKMLHLGADDTSFDTIVASGVRGAMPHGVASDKVIQSGEMVTLDFGAYYNGYCSDITRTFAVGQPSEEMVEIYNIVLKSQEAAIAAIRPGMTGKEMDSIARDIITEAGYGKHFGHSLGHGIGLDIHELPGLSQKSDVVLEKNHCVTIEPGIYVEGLGGVRIEDDILITENGGECFTNCTKDLIILEEE
- a CDS encoding SA1362 family protein gives rise to the protein MTTFQKIIFGAILIVALIGLIFNLDVVLFSIFRSIITVAIIVGIIYLVYFFFFLTPDQRDYKKRVWKNKFKGRR
- the accB gene encoding acetyl-CoA carboxylase biotin carboxyl carrier protein; amino-acid sequence: MNFKEIKELIDILDNSNLTEISIEDKGTTINLKKEKEIVTQQMVAPTVAAEPVQASATSVDTPSTEADASLKTITAPMVGTFYKSPSPEESAYVQVGDQVTPDTTVCILEAMKLFNEIQAEVTGEIVEILVEDGQMVEYGQALFKVK
- a CDS encoding lipoate--protein ligase family protein; this encodes MTETWHFINTGSHDPYYNMALDEALLNFVSRGEIDPVVRFYTWNPPTLSIGYFQRLSKEIDIEKVKEKGYGLVRRQTGGRGVLHDKELTYSVIVPEVHPDMPQTVTEAYRVISGGLLEGFKSLGFDAHFAVPRSKEEREKLKQPRSSVCFDAPSWYELVVEGKKIAGSAQTRQKGVILQHGSILQDVDIDDLFDMFIFKNDRLKAKMKEAFVEKAVAINDLSDETVTLEQMEVAFKEGFKKALDIEFKPLELTTAQLEEVKALEEKYCSEAFLYRK
- a CDS encoding rhodanese-like domain-containing protein — protein: MTLIVLIVLALVIIWMVTNFIINKRSVTELNQEEFQEGIRKAQVIDLREKADYDYGHIIGARNIPMTMFRQRHQGLRKDQPIYLVDANGIASYRAARTLKKKGYTNLYMLKGGYKKWTGKIKSKK